The proteins below are encoded in one region of Flavobacterium nackdongense:
- a CDS encoding polysaccharide lyase family 7 protein: MKMQFSKIMCFALLVLGCTIYGQQAKKDKKAASIDLTHWKITIPEEDPKEAGSPIEIGYPEIMDYATNPVLKKWMYNDEKDKSIVFYAYPSGTTTANSHYSRSELRETIDPNNNNVNWTFAQGGTFKATYAMDAISRGKDGKYNKVIIAQIHGRLTNAQRELIGQKDNNAAPMLKIYWDDGKIRVKTKVLKNPKASDIEMLPVSAWTDDEGISFKEKVDFDKFTIEVKISNGRMEVILNGTETLVYNDINIKKWGIFENYFKAGNYFQSKEPGTYAKVKIYALTVSH; this comes from the coding sequence ATGAAAATGCAATTTTCAAAAATTATGTGCTTCGCTTTGCTAGTTTTGGGTTGTACCATATACGGGCAACAAGCAAAAAAAGATAAAAAAGCAGCTTCGATTGATTTGACACATTGGAAAATTACAATTCCGGAAGAAGATCCTAAAGAGGCGGGAAGTCCAATTGAAATTGGATATCCAGAAATTATGGATTATGCTACGAATCCTGTTTTAAAAAAATGGATGTATAATGACGAAAAAGACAAATCAATCGTATTTTATGCTTATCCCTCGGGAACTACTACGGCCAATAGTCATTATTCGAGATCGGAGCTAAGAGAAACGATCGACCCTAATAATAACAATGTCAATTGGACTTTTGCTCAGGGAGGAACATTTAAGGCAACTTATGCAATGGATGCGATATCAAGGGGAAAAGACGGTAAATATAATAAGGTTATTATTGCTCAAATTCACGGGCGATTGACCAATGCGCAGCGGGAATTAATTGGACAAAAAGATAATAATGCCGCTCCAATGCTAAAGATTTATTGGGATGACGGGAAAATTAGGGTCAAAACAAAAGTCCTTAAAAACCCGAAGGCGAGCGACATTGAAATGCTGCCTGTATCTGCTTGGACAGATGATGAAGGGATAAGTTTTAAAGAAAAAGTAGATTTCGACAAGTTTACCATAGAAGTAAAGATTTCTAACGGACGAATGGAAGTAATTCTCAATGGAACGGAAACATTGGTTTACAATGATATCAATATCAAAAAGTGGGGAATTTTTGAAAACTATTTCAAAGCCGGAAATTATTTTCAATCCAAAGAGCCCGGAACCTACGCAAAGGTCAAGATTTATGCTTTAACAGTTTCACATTAA
- a CDS encoding alginate lyase family protein, with protein sequence MKIKKVKYIKTLQAALLLLLMSSLHAQEHPSLILTKQGVKEIRSQLGKVPLFDASLVETKAEVDAEIALGIIIPLPKGFSGGSAHERHKNNYQVLEKAGVLYQLLGDEKYGIYVRDMLLGYAKMYPTLPLHPEKISYARGKLFWQALNDANWLVYASQAYDCVYDFISPANRSIIEKDLFRPFADFISVGSPQFFNRVHNHSTWGNVAVGMIGIVLRDNQLIDRALYGLKEDGLAAGMKDNDGGFVKKEGQKAGFLANLDEPFSPDGYYTEGAYYQRYAMYPFLTFAQALQNNKPDLKIFDYKNKVLLKSVYALLNLTKTNGEFFPLNDAQKGMSYYSNELVSAVDIAYLYAGKDPSLLTIAKQQGRVQLNNSGMAVALGIKNNLEKPFVKKSIDLSDGSDGKQGGVAIIRSKMKEDELTLVLKYASQGLSHGHYDKLSFSFYNNSTDVLQDYGLSRFVNIEQKGGGNYLKENASWAKQTIAHNTVVQNETSHFGGNFETGSKFASEKYLYDVSNPKVQIISANENNAYPGTTIQRTMALIAQDGFEKPFLLDIIQLDSKTVNQFDLPFYYLGQLMSTNFAYETPNNLETLGKANGYQHLWKAGTAILTVDNAKVSWLNEGSFYTLTSITQPNDEFFFVRIGANDPNFNLRNDPGFIFRKKNVQKATFVSVLETHGNYSPVSEVALNSYSCIANLKIIYEDANYIGIQIKSISGVETVFILSTENNKSNQKHHLIIDSKTYEWTGPYYK encoded by the coding sequence ATGAAAATAAAAAAAGTAAAATATATTAAAACACTACAAGCAGCACTTTTGCTACTACTGATGTCAAGTCTACATGCTCAAGAGCATCCAAGCTTAATTTTGACTAAGCAAGGCGTTAAAGAAATTCGATCTCAATTAGGAAAAGTACCTCTTTTCGATGCTTCTTTGGTGGAAACAAAAGCCGAAGTTGACGCCGAAATTGCTTTGGGGATTATTATTCCTTTACCAAAGGGATTCTCAGGTGGATCTGCGCACGAGCGACACAAAAACAACTATCAAGTTCTAGAAAAAGCGGGAGTCTTATATCAACTATTAGGAGATGAAAAATATGGCATCTATGTTCGTGATATGTTATTGGGTTATGCCAAAATGTATCCAACTTTGCCATTACACCCAGAAAAAATTTCGTATGCAAGAGGAAAACTTTTTTGGCAAGCTTTAAACGATGCCAATTGGTTGGTTTATGCAAGTCAAGCGTATGATTGTGTTTATGATTTTATTAGCCCTGCCAACCGCTCTATAATCGAGAAAGATTTGTTTCGACCCTTTGCCGATTTCATTTCGGTCGGTTCTCCACAATTTTTCAATAGGGTGCATAATCACAGTACTTGGGGAAATGTGGCCGTAGGAATGATTGGTATTGTATTAAGAGACAATCAATTAATAGATCGCGCTTTATATGGTTTGAAAGAGGATGGTTTAGCTGCAGGAATGAAAGATAACGATGGTGGATTTGTGAAAAAAGAAGGACAAAAAGCGGGTTTTTTAGCCAACTTGGATGAGCCTTTTTCCCCTGACGGCTATTATACCGAAGGAGCTTATTATCAGCGGTATGCGATGTATCCTTTTTTGACTTTTGCCCAAGCTTTACAAAATAACAAGCCTGATTTAAAGATTTTCGACTATAAAAACAAAGTATTATTAAAATCGGTTTATGCTTTATTGAATTTGACCAAAACTAATGGTGAGTTTTTCCCCTTGAATGACGCCCAAAAAGGGATGTCATATTATTCGAATGAATTAGTTTCGGCAGTAGATATTGCTTATTTATACGCTGGAAAAGATCCTTCATTGTTAACCATTGCAAAACAACAGGGACGGGTACAGTTGAACAATTCCGGTATGGCAGTTGCATTGGGTATAAAAAATAATTTAGAAAAACCCTTCGTAAAAAAATCGATTGATCTGTCTGATGGCTCCGATGGAAAACAGGGTGGTGTCGCTATTATTCGAAGTAAAATGAAGGAAGACGAATTGACTTTGGTTTTGAAATATGCTTCGCAAGGGCTGAGTCACGGTCATTACGATAAACTTTCGTTTTCCTTTTATAACAATAGTACTGATGTTTTGCAAGATTATGGATTGTCTCGTTTTGTGAATATCGAGCAAAAGGGTGGAGGCAATTACTTGAAGGAGAACGCATCTTGGGCCAAACAAACTATCGCTCATAATACTGTAGTACAAAATGAAACATCGCATTTTGGCGGTAATTTTGAGACAGGAAGTAAATTTGCTTCAGAGAAATACCTGTATGATGTTTCCAATCCTAAAGTTCAAATTATTAGTGCCAACGAAAACAATGCCTATCCTGGCACAACTATTCAAAGAACAATGGCATTGATAGCGCAAGACGGATTTGAGAAACCATTTTTGTTAGATATCATTCAATTGGACTCCAAAACAGTCAATCAGTTTGATTTACCTTTCTATTATTTAGGTCAATTAATGTCTACTAATTTTGCTTATGAAACTCCAAATAATTTGGAAACCTTGGGCAAGGCTAATGGATATCAACATTTATGGAAGGCGGGAACCGCCATATTAACGGTAGATAATGCAAAGGTTTCTTGGTTGAACGAAGGTAGTTTTTATACCCTAACTTCGATTACACAGCCGAATGACGAATTCTTTTTTGTGCGCATTGGTGCTAATGATCCTAATTTTAATTTGCGAAATGATCCAGGATTTATTTTTAGAAAAAAGAATGTTCAAAAGGCCACATTTGTATCTGTTCTCGAAACCCACGGCAATTATAGTCCCGTTAGTGAAGTAGCCTTAAATTCCTATAGTTGCATTGCAAATCTCAAAATTATTTACGAAGACGCTAATTATATTGGTATCCAAATTAAAAGTATTTCTGGAGTAGAAACTGTTTTTATTTTATCGACAGAAAATAATAAAAGCAATCAAAAACATCATTTAATAATCGATAGCAAAACCTATGAGTGGACAGGGCCTTATTATAAATAA
- a CDS encoding chondroitinase-B domain-containing protein, with product MKNIKIISLVVLLFSKSLSYSIVRPEVRVLVHNVKEFNIAVAQAKAGHFIVLSNGIWKNAELLFEGMGTSTNPITLTAEEKGKVILSGASNLRIAGEYLVVEGLVFKNGFTPTTELISFRKDSKKLANHCRLTQCVIDHFSNPERFESDYWISIYGKNNRIDHNHIEGKQNLGVTMAVRLETEESQENNHQIDHNYFGPRPNLGSNGGETIRIGTSHYSLTNSRTVVEFNYFDRCDGEGEIVSNKSCRNTYRFNTFFECAGSLTLRHGSGTLVDGNVFIGNNKPFIGGIRVINGDQTVINNYCVGLTGYRFRGALVIMNGVPNSTPNRYHQVKNAVIKNNTFVNCDHVQLCAGSDKERSATPINSNISDNIFFHQNKSELFTVYDDISGISFAGNYTSPNINTEFSKGFLKVNFKLVKDKNGFELPESKALKVKVLIHPEIATKSNSGVSWYSKAEKNTALSSGKIIRVEPGLDALYDAALASAPGDIIELTSSETYYNTKMIAVKHPLTFRSNQETKPKLIFEKKTLFEIENGGSLALEGLQFDGKEAPDYAGNSVISTSKYSMIKNYELKINRCDFINLDVNHSFDVITVYKNTFADLIQIENATFKKISGNIIALDKETDDVGIYNAENVILENNSFSDIGGAVLQLYRGGTDESTNGPILTVSHCVFDNVGKNTRNRYNASLSLYGVQVNHIENNIFNNSKGIKMHLVVGEPIVNIFNNNFFKTDPILVNGDEKFIEKNSTNFDPKLKENYQLSADSPLINKGTDGSNIGLIQK from the coding sequence ATGAAAAATATAAAAATTATATCGCTTGTAGTCCTTCTTTTTTCTAAATCATTATCATACAGCATCGTACGTCCTGAAGTGCGTGTACTTGTACATAACGTCAAAGAGTTCAATATAGCTGTAGCCCAAGCAAAAGCCGGCCATTTTATTGTATTGTCAAATGGTATTTGGAAAAATGCAGAACTTTTGTTTGAAGGAATGGGCACTTCAACTAATCCGATTACCCTAACCGCAGAAGAAAAAGGGAAAGTTATTTTGTCTGGCGCCTCCAATCTTCGAATTGCGGGAGAATATCTTGTGGTTGAAGGACTTGTTTTTAAGAATGGATTTACACCCACCACAGAGCTTATTTCGTTTCGAAAAGATTCCAAAAAATTAGCCAATCATTGCCGATTGACCCAATGTGTGATTGACCACTTTAGCAATCCAGAGCGTTTCGAATCGGATTACTGGATTTCTATTTATGGCAAAAATAATCGAATTGACCACAATCATATCGAAGGGAAGCAAAATCTCGGTGTGACGATGGCTGTACGATTAGAAACCGAAGAAAGCCAAGAAAACAATCATCAAATTGACCATAATTATTTTGGGCCGAGACCTAATTTAGGTTCGAATGGTGGCGAAACCATTCGAATTGGAACCAGTCATTATTCGTTGACCAATTCGAGAACTGTAGTAGAATTCAATTATTTTGATCGTTGCGACGGAGAGGGTGAAATTGTTTCGAATAAATCTTGCAGAAACACCTATAGATTCAATACTTTTTTTGAATGTGCCGGTAGTTTAACCTTGCGCCACGGCAGCGGAACGTTGGTTGATGGCAATGTTTTTATTGGCAATAACAAACCATTTATAGGGGGAATTCGCGTTATCAATGGTGACCAAACCGTAATCAATAATTATTGTGTTGGTCTTACAGGGTATCGATTTAGGGGAGCTTTGGTAATAATGAATGGGGTTCCGAATTCGACACCAAACCGCTATCACCAAGTAAAAAATGCAGTCATCAAAAATAACACCTTCGTCAATTGTGATCATGTGCAACTTTGTGCCGGAAGTGACAAAGAGCGCAGCGCCACTCCCATAAATTCAAATATTTCGGATAATATATTTTTCCACCAGAATAAATCCGAATTATTTACCGTTTATGATGATATTAGCGGAATCAGCTTTGCGGGAAATTATACGAGTCCCAATATCAATACTGAATTTTCAAAAGGTTTCCTGAAGGTTAATTTCAAATTAGTGAAAGATAAAAACGGATTCGAACTTCCTGAATCAAAAGCCTTAAAAGTTAAAGTATTGATACATCCTGAAATTGCCACCAAATCTAATTCGGGGGTTTCTTGGTATTCAAAAGCTGAAAAAAACACCGCTCTTTCTAGTGGAAAAATCATCCGAGTGGAACCTGGCTTAGATGCATTGTATGATGCCGCTTTAGCATCTGCACCTGGGGATATTATTGAATTGACCTCTTCTGAAACCTACTACAACACCAAGATGATTGCTGTAAAACATCCGTTAACTTTTAGATCAAATCAGGAAACAAAACCCAAGTTGATTTTTGAGAAAAAAACTTTGTTTGAAATCGAAAACGGAGGAAGTTTAGCATTAGAAGGTTTGCAATTCGATGGAAAAGAAGCTCCTGATTATGCTGGGAATTCGGTGATAAGCACCAGTAAATATTCGATGATAAAAAATTATGAGCTAAAAATTAATCGATGCGATTTTATAAATTTAGATGTGAATCATTCATTTGATGTGATTACGGTTTACAAAAATACCTTTGCCGATCTCATTCAAATTGAGAATGCTACTTTCAAAAAAATATCCGGAAATATAATAGCCTTGGATAAGGAAACCGACGATGTAGGCATTTACAATGCCGAAAATGTAATTTTAGAAAACAATAGTTTTTCGGATATTGGTGGGGCGGTATTGCAACTGTATCGCGGCGGAACGGATGAGAGTACCAATGGGCCAATTTTGACGGTTTCGCATTGTGTTTTTGACAATGTGGGCAAAAACACTAGAAATCGGTACAATGCCAGTTTGTCACTGTACGGAGTGCAGGTAAATCATATCGAAAATAATATTTTCAACAATAGCAAAGGGATCAAAATGCATTTGGTCGTTGGGGAACCAATTGTAAATATATTCAATAATAATTTCTTCAAAACCGACCCAATTTTGGTTAATGGAGATGAAAAATTTATAGAAAAAAACTCCACCAACTTCGACCCTAAATTGAAGGAAAATTATCAGTTGAGTGCTGATTCACCCTTAATAAATAAAGGTACTGACGGTTCAAATATTGGATTGATACAAAAATAA
- a CDS encoding MFS transporter: MKIKGLRWWIIGLIMLITVINYLDRGTLNYMWVANIEYKKVDQINPKIKENQAQFLVANNTYVLLSKGGEKVIQKAELVSFKNDNQIIVNRQGIAYELGIVDKNASPEVASKQAKDELGTITIFFMIAYGFSQLFSGKLYDKIGTRRGFATSVLVWGFADALTSLAQGKVGLTGFRMMLGLGEAGPWPGTTKSNAEWFPQRERAFAQGLFGAAASIGSIIAPIVILSLYISIGWKYTFVVVGSLGILWIIPWLVINKKGPKEHKWISDKEREYILSNQPESKVTNEVAKSWGQLLANRKNYSVILGRFFLDPIWWMFVTFLPMYLVEEFNLNIKELAFSAWVPYLGAMIGSISGGWFSGYLIRKGFTVDKARKTAIIVGGSIIVPSIIASVMAANAALAVILMAFVLGGFQFTIVNIQTLPSDLHCGKSVGSLAGLGGAAAVLGTILAILFAGQIASWTLLFGLLAALVPLSLLSVFMTVGKIEQIT, from the coding sequence ATGAAAATAAAAGGATTAAGATGGTGGATTATTGGGCTCATAATGCTGATTACAGTAATCAATTACCTCGATAGAGGAACATTAAACTATATGTGGGTGGCCAATATCGAGTACAAAAAAGTCGACCAAATTAATCCTAAAATAAAAGAAAATCAAGCCCAGTTTTTGGTGGCTAATAATACGTACGTACTTCTCTCGAAAGGTGGAGAAAAAGTCATTCAGAAAGCAGAATTGGTTAGCTTTAAAAATGACAACCAAATTATTGTCAATCGACAAGGTATAGCTTACGAATTGGGCATTGTCGATAAAAATGCTTCACCTGAAGTGGCTTCAAAACAAGCTAAAGATGAATTGGGTACAATTACTATATTTTTTATGATTGCCTATGGATTCAGCCAACTTTTTTCGGGGAAATTGTATGATAAAATTGGTACTCGTCGGGGATTTGCAACTTCGGTTTTAGTTTGGGGATTTGCCGATGCCCTTACCTCATTGGCTCAGGGAAAAGTGGGATTGACCGGATTTCGGATGATGCTTGGTCTGGGTGAGGCGGGGCCCTGGCCTGGAACCACAAAAAGCAATGCGGAATGGTTTCCTCAAAGAGAACGGGCTTTTGCTCAAGGACTTTTTGGCGCCGCCGCTTCGATAGGTTCTATTATTGCTCCAATCGTTATTTTATCATTGTATATTTCTATTGGTTGGAAATATACCTTCGTCGTAGTAGGTTCACTCGGAATTTTATGGATTATTCCTTGGCTTGTCATCAATAAAAAAGGACCAAAAGAACACAAATGGATTTCAGATAAGGAACGAGAATACATTTTAAGCAATCAGCCCGAATCTAAAGTTACCAATGAAGTGGCTAAATCTTGGGGGCAATTATTGGCCAACAGAAAAAATTATTCTGTCATTCTAGGCCGCTTTTTTCTTGATCCTATTTGGTGGATGTTCGTCACTTTCCTACCAATGTATTTAGTAGAAGAATTTAATTTGAACATCAAAGAATTGGCTTTTTCAGCTTGGGTTCCTTATTTGGGTGCAATGATTGGTAGTATCTCTGGCGGATGGTTTTCGGGATATTTAATTCGTAAAGGATTTACAGTTGATAAGGCAAGAAAAACGGCAATTATCGTTGGTGGAAGCATTATTGTTCCTTCTATTATTGCCTCTGTGATGGCTGCCAATGCTGCTTTGGCAGTAATTTTAATGGCTTTTGTTCTTGGAGGTTTTCAGTTTACCATTGTCAATATTCAAACTTTACCTAGTGATTTGCATTGTGGTAAATCGGTTGGGTCATTGGCAGGATTGGGTGGTGCTGCAGCCGTTTTGGGTACCATTTTGGCAATATTATTTGCGGGTCAAATCGCAAGTTGGACACTATTGTTTGGATTATTAGCCGCTTTGGTTCCCCTTTCCTTACTTTCCGTTTTTATGACAGTAGGTAAAATTGAACAAATAACATAA
- a CDS encoding T9SS type A sorting domain-containing protein, which yields MNKVNRIICTLAIVFFSLPFVANSQVTLNADGPGNTYELINSVLAPSGNVIESPDQTPDGSHPTFGRHIAEVFDPELNKYVFEFYSHVSTGSTGILDNDISTLKTDRQRVEIKTYASSPNNLKGVIGETVTYKWRFKVPVGFKPSANFTHIHQIKPVDGDDDSPIFTLTARKGSPNKLQLIYVVDANGSNDYKREVNLSLFEGIWVEVIEIIEVGTGSSGSYSISIKKVSDGTEVLAYTNNNIQTIRTAATDPGSPQVANSFIRPKWGIYRSLLDAASLRDDSIRFSDFSIAEGTLSSVDFNLNAQDAIFFQNPVQDNLILFESAKDNYEDLRIYDSNGKLILSKKISSNSIDLSELSSGIYLAELIKNDGAKKVSKLIKK from the coding sequence ATGAATAAAGTGAATCGTATAATTTGTACCTTGGCAATTGTCTTTTTTTCTTTGCCTTTTGTAGCTAATTCCCAAGTAACTCTGAATGCCGATGGTCCCGGAAATACTTATGAATTAATCAACAGCGTGCTGGCTCCAAGTGGTAATGTAATCGAGTCACCTGATCAAACACCAGACGGTTCGCATCCCACATTTGGACGCCATATTGCCGAAGTTTTCGATCCAGAATTGAATAAATACGTTTTCGAATTTTACTCCCATGTAAGCACAGGTTCCACCGGAATTCTGGATAATGATATTTCAACCTTAAAAACAGATCGTCAGCGAGTCGAAATAAAAACCTATGCCAGTTCACCCAATAATTTGAAGGGTGTAATCGGAGAAACAGTTACTTACAAATGGCGATTTAAAGTGCCAGTTGGGTTTAAACCTTCGGCCAATTTTACCCATATTCATCAGATAAAACCTGTCGATGGTGATGACGACAGTCCAATTTTTACCCTTACTGCGAGAAAAGGATCCCCGAATAAATTGCAACTCATTTATGTAGTCGATGCTAATGGGAGTAATGACTATAAAAGAGAAGTTAATTTGTCATTATTTGAAGGGATTTGGGTCGAAGTAATCGAAATTATAGAAGTTGGGACAGGAAGTTCGGGCAGCTATTCGATTTCCATCAAAAAAGTGAGTGATGGTACAGAAGTGTTAGCATATACTAATAACAATATTCAAACCATCAGAACGGCGGCTACTGACCCCGGTTCGCCTCAAGTTGCGAATAGTTTTATAAGGCCCAAATGGGGGATTTATAGGAGTTTATTAGACGCCGCAAGTTTGAGAGATGACAGTATTCGTTTTTCAGATTTTAGTATCGCAGAGGGAACCTTATCATCGGTTGATTTTAATTTAAATGCTCAAGATGCTATTTTTTTTCAAAATCCTGTGCAAGATAATTTGATACTTTTCGAAAGCGCAAAAGATAATTATGAAGACCTTCGAATTTACGATTCAAATGGAAAACTAATACTTTCAAAAAAAATCAGTTCGAACTCTATTGATCTATCTGAATTAAGTTCAGGAATATATTTGGCCGAATTGATAAAAAATGATGGTGCCAAAAAAGTATCGAAATTGATAAAAAAATAA
- a CDS encoding cupin domain-containing protein codes for MERFSQKYIITKEMEWEKLGGGVSRKFLGYDNQIMMVQVKFEKGALGAPHQHFHTQATYCVSGKFEFEIDGLKQIVSAGDGVYIQPNLLHSAVCLEEGILIDTFSPVREDFLSGGAVSYFGDKE; via the coding sequence ATGGAAAGATTTAGTCAAAAATACATTATTACAAAAGAGATGGAATGGGAAAAACTAGGCGGCGGAGTGTCTAGAAAATTCTTAGGGTATGATAATCAAATCATGATGGTCCAAGTGAAATTTGAAAAAGGTGCATTAGGTGCTCCACATCAACATTTTCACACCCAAGCGACCTACTGTGTTTCCGGTAAATTTGAATTTGAAATTGATGGACTAAAACAAATTGTATCTGCTGGTGACGGGGTTTATATTCAGCCCAATTTACTGCATAGTGCTGTTTGTTTAGAAGAGGGAATATTGATTGATACCTTTAGTCCCGTAAGAGAAGATTTCTTGAGTGGTGGTGCGGTGTCGTATTTCGGAGATAAAGAATAG
- a CDS encoding SDR family NAD(P)-dependent oxidoreductase, whose translation MGKLESKVAIITGATGGIGFAVAKRLGKDGYTVILNGIEDEDGAKRVSELTAEGITAEYYSFDVTKDEEVTENITKIGEKYGKIDVLVNNAGGIGIRARFEEMTTAEYKFVMGLNLDSVFFASRAAIPFLKKGEKASIINYTSNAAWNGAGPGAGIYATAKGGVQSITRALAKDLAEYGIRVNAVSPGTIDTPFHAQIKATKPELFASWKNTILLGRLGEAEEVASVVSFLVSDSASFITAETIQIGGGQALGI comes from the coding sequence ATGGGTAAGTTAGAAAGTAAAGTAGCTATTATAACAGGCGCAACTGGAGGAATAGGTTTTGCAGTTGCAAAAAGATTAGGCAAAGACGGGTACACTGTTATTTTGAATGGTATTGAGGATGAAGATGGTGCAAAAAGAGTTTCAGAACTCACGGCTGAAGGAATCACTGCGGAATATTATAGTTTTGACGTTACCAAAGACGAAGAGGTAACAGAAAATATAACTAAAATTGGCGAAAAATATGGAAAAATTGATGTTCTGGTCAATAATGCAGGTGGTATCGGTATTAGAGCTAGATTCGAAGAAATGACCACAGCAGAATATAAATTTGTTATGGGGTTGAATCTTGATTCCGTATTTTTTGCTTCTAGAGCAGCCATACCATTTCTAAAAAAAGGGGAGAAAGCTTCTATTATCAACTATACTTCTAATGCCGCTTGGAATGGTGCGGGACCTGGTGCTGGAATCTATGCCACGGCAAAAGGTGGAGTGCAATCCATCACAAGAGCTTTAGCCAAAGATTTGGCCGAGTACGGAATTAGAGTAAATGCAGTTTCTCCGGGAACTATCGATACTCCGTTCCACGCTCAAATTAAAGCCACCAAACCGGAACTATTCGCTTCCTGGAAAAATACAATTTTGCTGGGTAGATTAGGTGAAGCTGAAGAAGTAGCTTCTGTGGTATCTTTCTTAGTAAGTGATAGCGCTTCGTTTATTACCGCCGAAACAATCCAAATTGGCGGAGGTCAGGCATTAGGAATTTAG
- a CDS encoding FadR/GntR family transcriptional regulator has product MKLEVLTKKDNQEVLNSIIAKIRDYINYKNLEPDDKLPSERMLSEKFEVSRSSVREAIQKLEFYGILKSIPQSGTFVANIGVIAMNGIIDDILRLGESDFKSLVETRILLELKTVRLAALRRTKEDLVQIGDALDAYSKKVLNGEDAVQEDLLFHLAIAKASGNSTINNLMLMITPEIITYFAKLHVCDESQSLAGIEEHNDVFEAIKAQNPQLAKQKMKAHFKALYNYCYNV; this is encoded by the coding sequence ATGAAATTAGAAGTGCTTACAAAGAAAGACAATCAAGAGGTATTGAATAGTATAATTGCCAAAATTCGGGATTATATCAATTATAAAAATTTAGAACCAGATGACAAATTGCCTTCAGAGCGAATGTTATCCGAAAAATTTGAGGTGAGCCGCAGCAGTGTCCGCGAAGCCATTCAAAAATTGGAGTTTTACGGTATTTTGAAATCCATTCCGCAGAGTGGAACTTTTGTAGCCAATATCGGTGTCATAGCGATGAATGGGATTATCGATGATATTTTGAGACTCGGAGAATCAGATTTTAAATCTTTGGTTGAAACTCGAATATTATTGGAATTGAAAACCGTTCGATTAGCGGCTTTGCGCAGAACAAAAGAAGATTTGGTCCAAATAGGCGATGCATTAGATGCCTATTCAAAAAAGGTTTTAAATGGCGAAGATGCCGTTCAAGAGGATTTATTATTTCATTTGGCTATCGCAAAAGCAAGCGGTAACAGCACCATCAATAATTTGATGTTGATGATCACCCCCGAAATCATTACTTATTTTGCCAAATTGCATGTTTGTGATGAGAGTCAATCCTTGGCTGGAATAGAGGAGCATAACGATGTTTTTGAGGCGATCAAAGCTCAAAATCCGCAGTTGGCAAAACAAAAAATGAAAGCTCATTTTAAAGCTTTATATAATTATTGTTATAACGTTTAG
- a CDS encoding ABC transporter ATP-binding protein has protein sequence MSYLEIKDLEISFPTPKGKYTAVKNINLSIKKGEIISIIGHSGCGKSTILNAIAGMLSPTGGTVQLGGKTIKGPGPDRGIVFQNYSLLPWLSVHENIFQAVDSVMDCSTQEKHDIVDYNLKMVNLLSHRDKLPGQLSGGMKQRVAIARAFAINPGVLLLDEPFGALDAFTKSSMQLEVLKLWNLNNRDKTIIMITHDIEEALFLSDRIVVLNDGPASTIREIVDVHLARPRNKIEIVKTSEYIELRDKLLHLLTEEFSIEDMGVVYKS, from the coding sequence ATGAGCTATCTAGAAATCAAAGACTTGGAAATCTCTTTTCCAACTCCAAAAGGAAAATATACAGCGGTAAAAAACATCAATTTATCCATCAAAAAAGGAGAAATCATCTCCATCATTGGACATTCGGGTTGCGGGAAATCGACCATTTTGAATGCGATTGCCGGCATGCTATCGCCAACAGGCGGAACAGTTCAATTAGGAGGCAAAACGATCAAAGGACCGGGACCTGACCGAGGAATTGTATTCCAAAACTACTCGCTTTTGCCTTGGCTATCGGTTCACGAAAACATATTTCAAGCGGTAGATTCGGTGATGGATTGTTCTACTCAAGAAAAACACGATATCGTGGATTACAACCTCAAAATGGTTAATTTATTATCGCACCGAGATAAATTACCAGGACAATTATCGGGTGGAATGAAGCAGCGAGTTGCTATTGCTAGGGCTTTCGCTATCAATCCGGGAGTGCTTTTGCTAGACGAACCTTTTGGCGCTTTAGATGCTTTTACCAAAAGTTCGATGCAGCTAGAAGTATTGAAATTATGGAATCTCAATAACCGCGACAAAACCATTATTATGATCACTCACGACATCGAAGAAGCCTTGTTTTTATCGGACCGAATTGTGGTTTTGAATGATGGACCTGCATCGACTATTCGAGAAATCGTCGACGTTCATTTGGCTCGCCCTCGAAACAAAATTGAAATTGTAAAAACTTCGGAATATATTGAGCTAAGGGATAAATTACTACACCTACTTACCGAGGAATTTTCCATTGAAGATATGGGCGTAGTCTATAAAAGTTAG